The following coding sequences are from one Danio rerio strain Tuebingen ecotype United States chromosome 21, GRCz12tu, whole genome shotgun sequence window:
- the c1qc gene encoding complement C1q subcomponent subunit C precursor (The RefSeq protein has 2 substitutions compared to this genomic sequence): MFGGHLILVSLLSASLCLCLASADTCPAGAMPGLPGIPGFPGRDGRQGMKGEKGDLGIPIKPGDTVKKGERGAFGLKGPPGKRGPHGDPGIMGPPGPPGEPGEAGLVDVSGSQLQSAFSVFRHTRIPPDANKVIRFSKVITNPQGHFSTDESKFVCKIPGTYYFVFHASSHDKKLCVILVHDDKNLVSFCDHTQRGSQQVSSGGLSLYLKENEKVWLMTNALNGMYATADRADSVFSGFLIHAH; encoded by the exons ATGTTTGGCGTTCACCTCATTTTAGTAAGCCTTTTGTCGGCTTCTCTCTGCCTCTGTCTGGCCTCTGCTGACACCTGTCCTGCCGGAGCGATGCCTGGTCTGCCCGGTATTCCTGGATTTCCCGGACGCGATGGAAGGCAAGGAATGAAGGGAGAGAAAGGAGATCTTG GAATTCCTATCAAGCCCGGTGACACCGTTAAAAAAGGAGAAAGGGGGGCATTTGGTCTGAAAGGACCACCTGGAAAGAGAGGTCCCCATGGAGATCCTGGCATAATGGGACCACCAGGCCCTCCAGGGGAGCCCGGCGAAGCAGGCCTTGTAGATGTATCCGGATCTCAACTGCAGTCTGCATTCAGTGTGTCCCGTCACACAAGAATTCCTCCTGATGCCAATAAGGTGATACGCTTCAGCAAGGTTATCACCAATCCTCAAGGCCACTTCAGTACCGATGAGAGCAAATTTGTTTGCAAAATTCCTGGcacttattattttgtgtttcatGCATCGTCTCATGATAAAAAGCTGTGTGTTATCCTAGTGCATGATGATAAGAATCTAGTGAGTTTCTGTGATCACACACAGAGGGGCAGCCAGCAGGTGAGCTCTGGTGGACTGTCCCTCTATTTGAAGGAGAATGAGAAAGTCTGGCTGATGACAAATGCCCTAAATGGC